A single window of Oncorhynchus keta strain PuntledgeMale-10-30-2019 chromosome 34, Oket_V2, whole genome shotgun sequence DNA harbors:
- the LOC118379506 gene encoding zyxin-like isoform X31, whose product MSDSSGSKPFMVTSSINLKVTTPSFYNQPKKFASVNPPRPKSQSDPSPPPGSTPPAGPSPPPSLVSSTRGVGTAVIGRVGVMPPPPPSLCEDFPPPPPPLDDELPAPPPNCATTPPASDAPPPAFPPPPAVDDLPLPPAPLEENACLPRSPSPPPPPPPPPLPVSGPSSVPSAGENFQRLAKQTSFDKQLDSLTDLLSEMETRGPFNPKLPSQYSAPPPPAPKPAGPPPTAPKPNLSFLPPPEMGDKPPPAPWAEELKLRTTHRQANNPISTPVPAPAPQPFAKAPVVAPKAFGGMKTGTSVPPVGLKNQNHAPAPFGVAPKPSPTASSFPPPPAAPPAAPPAPPANKVSPPAFNHSKPSSIDSQMTAPMPPPQPKAMTSPPSFSQPMKSPPSSKPSPPGPVSVPGGGVPLSMREVEELERMTNAFIKDMDTHAPVITSAPTEVCGKCGEALSRSQPAVRAMNKLFHSDCFCCMSCHRPLQGMQFYDKDGTPQCDDCYTSSLAVCSRCGERITDRVLKAVGQCFHAHCFRCCTCACSLEGAPFITDDNNNPYCVPDYHRRFSPLCVCCNEPIVPDAGSQETVRVRPNKNFHLKCYRCEVRTTDLLHLKYYRCEVRTTDLLHLKCYRCEVRTTDLLHLKYYRCEVRTSDLLHLKYYRCEVRTSDLLHLKYYRCEVRTTDLLHLKYYRCEVRTSDLLHLKYYRCEVRTSDLLHLKYYRCEAFFLFCCLTWN is encoded by the exons ATGTCTGACTCCAGCGGCAGTAAACCCTTCATGGTGACTTCCTCCATCAACCTCAAAGTCACCACCCCCTCCTTCTACAACCAGCCAAAGAAGTTTGCCTCGGTCAACCCGCCACGCCCCAAAAGCCAGTCCGACCCGTCGCCTCCCCCGGGCTCAACTCCTCCCGCaggtccctctcctccccccagtCTGGTCTCCTCAACACGCGGTGTCGGCACAGCTGTCATTGGTCGAGTTGGAGTGATGCCTCCACCCCCACCATCGCTCTGCGAAG ACTTCCCGCCCCCTCCTCCTCCGTTGGACGATGAGCTGCCAGCCCCTCCCCCCAACTGTGCAACCACACCCCCAGCCTCCGATGCCCCTCCCCCtgccttccctccccctcccgcGGTGGAtgacctccccctcccccccgcCCCGCTTGAGGAGAATGCCTGTCTCCCCCGTTccccgtctccccctcctccaccaccccctccccctctcccagtctctggtcCCAGTAGTGTCCCCAGTGCTGGGGAGAACTTTCAG cgtCTGGCAAAGCAGACTAGTTTTGACAAACAGCTGGATTCTCTGACTGACCTGCTGTCTGAGATGGAGACCAGAGGACCCTTCAACCCCAAG TTGCCCAGTCAGtactcagctcctcctcctcctgcccccaAGCCTGCAGGGCCTCCCCCCACTGCTCCCAAGCccaacctctccttcctcccccctccagagATGGGAGACAAGCCCCCTCCCGCTCCCTGGGCCGAGGAGCTCAAACTCCGGACGACACACAGACAAGCCAATAACCCTATATCCACCCCAGTTCCTGCTCCTGCCCCACAGCCATTTGCTAAAGCCCCAGTCGTGGCTCCTAAGGCTTTTGGGGGCATGAAAACGGGGACATCCGTGCCTCCTGTGGGACTGAAGAACCAGAACCATGCCCCGGCTCCATTTGGTGTTGCTCCTAAACCTTCCCCTACAGCcagctccttccctcctcctcctgccgcTCCTCCTGCCGCTCCTCCCGCCCCACCAGCCAACAAAGTGTCTCCCCCAGCCTTCAATCACTCAAAGCCCTCTTCCATTGACTCTCAGATGACTGCTCCCATGCCCCCTCCTCAGCCCAAAGCGATGACATCACCACCTTCTTTCAGCCAGCCAATGAAATCTCCCCCTTCATCAAAG CCCTCGCCTCCTgggcctgtctctgtcccaggtggaggtgttcctctctccatgagggaggtggaggagctgGAGAGAATGACCAATGCATTCATCaaagacatggacacacacgcTCCCGtcatcacctcagcacctacag aggtaTGTGGTAAGTGTGGTGAGGCTCTGTCTCGTTCCCAGCCTGCAGTGAGAGCCATGAACAAACTCTTCCACTCTGACTGTTTCTGCTGTATGAGCTGCCATCGCCCCCTGCAGGGCATGCAGTTCTACGACAAGGACGGGACGCCACAGTGTGACGACTGCTACACT AGTTCTCTGGCGGTGTGTTCTCGGTGTGGGGAGCGTATTACAGACCGTGTGTTGAAGGCGGTGGGCCAGTGTTTCCATGCCCATTGTTTCCGCTGCTGCACCTGCGCCTGCAGCCTGGAGGGGGCGCCTTTCATCACCGACGAcaacaacaacccatactgtgtCCCAGACTACCACAG GCGTttctctcccctgtgtgtgtg CTGTAATGAGCCCATAGTTCCTGACGCCGGCAGTCAAGAGACCGTGAGAGTAAGGCCCAACAAGAACTTCCACCTCAAGTGCTACCGCTGTGAGGTAAGGACAACAGACCTGCTACATCTAAAGTACTACCGCTGTGAGGTAAGGACAACAGACCTGCTACATCTAAAGTGCTACCGCTGTGAGGTAAGGACAACAGACCTGCTACATCTAAAGTACTACCGCTGTGAG GTAAGGACATCAGACCTGCTACATCTAAAGTACTACCGCTGTGAG GTAAGGACATCAGACCTGCTACATCTAAAGTACTACCGCTGTGAGGTAAGGACAACAGACCTGCTACATCTAAAGTACTACCGCTGTGAG GTAAGGACATCAGACCTGCTACATCTAAAGTACTACCGCTGTGAG GTAAGGACATCAGACCTGCTACATCTAAAGTACTACCGCTGTgaggcatttttcctattttgttgccttacctGGAATTAA
- the LOC118379506 gene encoding zyxin-like isoform X7, protein MSDSSGSKPFMVTSSINLKVTTPSFYNQPKKFASVNPPRPKSQSDPSPPPGSTPPAGPSPPPSLVSSTRGVGTAVIGRVGVMPPPPPSLCEDFPPPPPPLDDELPAPPPNCATTPPASDAPPPAFPPPPAVDDLPLPPAPLEENACLPRSPSPPPPPPPPPLPVSGPSSVPSAGENFQRLAKQTSFDKQLDSLTDLLSEMETRGPFNPKLPSQYSAPPPPAPKPAGPPPTAPKPNLSFLPPPEMGDKPPPAPWAEELKLRTTHRQANNPISTPVPAPAPQPFAKAPVVAPKAFGGMKTGTSVPPVGLKNQNHAPAPFGVAPKPSPTASSFPPPPAAPPAAPPAPPANKVSPPAFNHSKPSSIDSQMTAPMPPPQPKAMTSPPSFSQPMKSPPSSKPSPPGPVSVPGGGVPLSMREVEELERMTNAFIKDMDTHAPVITSAPTEVCGKCGEALSRSQPAVRAMNKLFHSDCFCCMSCHRPLQGMQFYDKDGTPQCDDCYTSSLAVCSRCGERITDRVLKAVGQCFHAHCFRCCTCACSLEGAPFITDDNNNPYCVPDYHRRFSPLCVCCNEPIVPDAGSQETVRVRPNKNFHLKCYRCEVRTTDLLHLKYYRCEVRTTDLLHLKCYRCEVRTTDLLHLKYYRCEVRTSDLLHLKYYRCEVRTSDLLHLKYYRCEVRTTDLLHLKYYRCEVRTTDLLHLKYYRCEVRTSDLLHLKYYRCEVRTTDLLHLKYYRCEVRTSDLLHLKYYRCEVRTSDLLHLKYYRCEVRTTDLLHLKYYRCEVRTTDLLHLKYYRCEVRTTDLLHLKYYRCEVRTTDLLHLKYYRCEVRTTDLLHLKYYRCEVRTTDLLHLKYYRCEVRTTDLLHLKYYRCEVRTSDLLHLKYYRCEAFFLFCCLTWN, encoded by the exons ATGTCTGACTCCAGCGGCAGTAAACCCTTCATGGTGACTTCCTCCATCAACCTCAAAGTCACCACCCCCTCCTTCTACAACCAGCCAAAGAAGTTTGCCTCGGTCAACCCGCCACGCCCCAAAAGCCAGTCCGACCCGTCGCCTCCCCCGGGCTCAACTCCTCCCGCaggtccctctcctccccccagtCTGGTCTCCTCAACACGCGGTGTCGGCACAGCTGTCATTGGTCGAGTTGGAGTGATGCCTCCACCCCCACCATCGCTCTGCGAAG ACTTCCCGCCCCCTCCTCCTCCGTTGGACGATGAGCTGCCAGCCCCTCCCCCCAACTGTGCAACCACACCCCCAGCCTCCGATGCCCCTCCCCCtgccttccctccccctcccgcGGTGGAtgacctccccctcccccccgcCCCGCTTGAGGAGAATGCCTGTCTCCCCCGTTccccgtctccccctcctccaccaccccctccccctctcccagtctctggtcCCAGTAGTGTCCCCAGTGCTGGGGAGAACTTTCAG cgtCTGGCAAAGCAGACTAGTTTTGACAAACAGCTGGATTCTCTGACTGACCTGCTGTCTGAGATGGAGACCAGAGGACCCTTCAACCCCAAG TTGCCCAGTCAGtactcagctcctcctcctcctgcccccaAGCCTGCAGGGCCTCCCCCCACTGCTCCCAAGCccaacctctccttcctcccccctccagagATGGGAGACAAGCCCCCTCCCGCTCCCTGGGCCGAGGAGCTCAAACTCCGGACGACACACAGACAAGCCAATAACCCTATATCCACCCCAGTTCCTGCTCCTGCCCCACAGCCATTTGCTAAAGCCCCAGTCGTGGCTCCTAAGGCTTTTGGGGGCATGAAAACGGGGACATCCGTGCCTCCTGTGGGACTGAAGAACCAGAACCATGCCCCGGCTCCATTTGGTGTTGCTCCTAAACCTTCCCCTACAGCcagctccttccctcctcctcctgccgcTCCTCCTGCCGCTCCTCCCGCCCCACCAGCCAACAAAGTGTCTCCCCCAGCCTTCAATCACTCAAAGCCCTCTTCCATTGACTCTCAGATGACTGCTCCCATGCCCCCTCCTCAGCCCAAAGCGATGACATCACCACCTTCTTTCAGCCAGCCAATGAAATCTCCCCCTTCATCAAAG CCCTCGCCTCCTgggcctgtctctgtcccaggtggaggtgttcctctctccatgagggaggtggaggagctgGAGAGAATGACCAATGCATTCATCaaagacatggacacacacgcTCCCGtcatcacctcagcacctacag aggtaTGTGGTAAGTGTGGTGAGGCTCTGTCTCGTTCCCAGCCTGCAGTGAGAGCCATGAACAAACTCTTCCACTCTGACTGTTTCTGCTGTATGAGCTGCCATCGCCCCCTGCAGGGCATGCAGTTCTACGACAAGGACGGGACGCCACAGTGTGACGACTGCTACACT AGTTCTCTGGCGGTGTGTTCTCGGTGTGGGGAGCGTATTACAGACCGTGTGTTGAAGGCGGTGGGCCAGTGTTTCCATGCCCATTGTTTCCGCTGCTGCACCTGCGCCTGCAGCCTGGAGGGGGCGCCTTTCATCACCGACGAcaacaacaacccatactgtgtCCCAGACTACCACAG GCGTttctctcccctgtgtgtgtg CTGTAATGAGCCCATAGTTCCTGACGCCGGCAGTCAAGAGACCGTGAGAGTAAGGCCCAACAAGAACTTCCACCTCAAGTGCTACCGCTGTGAGGTAAGGACAACAGACCTGCTACATCTAAAGTACTACCGCTGTGAGGTAAGGACAACAGACCTGCTACATCTAAAGTGCTACCGCTGTGAGGTAAGGACAACAGACCTGCTACATCTAAAGTACTACCGCTGTGAG GTAAGGACATCAGACCTGCTACATCTAAAGTACTACCGCTGTGAG GTAAGGACATCAGACCTGCTACATCTAAAGTACTACCGCTGTGAGGTAAGGACAACAGACCTGCTACATCTAAAGTACTACCGCTGTGAGGTAAGGACAACAGACCTGCTACATCTAAAGTACTACCGCTGTGAGGTAAGGACATCAGACCTGCTACATCTAAAGTACTACCGCTGTGAG GTAAGGACAACAGACCTGCTACATCTAAAGTACTACCGCTGTGAGGTAAGGACATCAGACCTGCTACATCTAAAGTACTACCGCTGTGAG GTAAGGACATCAGACCTGCTACATCTAAAGTACTACCGCTGTGAGGTAAGGACAACAGACCTGCTACATCTAAAGTACTACCGCTGTGAGGTAAGGACAACAGACCTGCTACATCTAAAGTACTACCGCTGTGAGGTAAGGACAACAGACCTGCTACATCTAAAGTACTACCGCTGTGAGGTAAGGACAACAGACCTGCTACATCTAAAGTACTACCGCTGTGAGGTAAGGACAACAGACCTGCTACATCTAAAGTACTACCGCTGTGAGGTAAGGACAACAGACCTGCTACATCTAAAGTACTACCGCTGTGAGGTAAGGACAACAGACCTGCTACATCTAAAGTACTACCGCTGTGAGGTAAGGACATCAGACCTGCTACATCTAAAGTACTACCGCTGTgaggcatttttcctattttgttgccttacctGGAATTAA
- the LOC118379506 gene encoding zyxin-like isoform X17: MSDSSGSKPFMVTSSINLKVTTPSFYNQPKKFASVNPPRPKSQSDPSPPPGSTPPAGPSPPPSLVSSTRGVGTAVIGRVGVMPPPPPSLCEDFPPPPPPLDDELPAPPPNCATTPPASDAPPPAFPPPPAVDDLPLPPAPLEENACLPRSPSPPPPPPPPPLPVSGPSSVPSAGENFQRLAKQTSFDKQLDSLTDLLSEMETRGPFNPKLPSQYSAPPPPAPKPAGPPPTAPKPNLSFLPPPEMGDKPPPAPWAEELKLRTTHRQANNPISTPVPAPAPQPFAKAPVVAPKAFGGMKTGTSVPPVGLKNQNHAPAPFGVAPKPSPTASSFPPPPAAPPAAPPAPPANKVSPPAFNHSKPSSIDSQMTAPMPPPQPKAMTSPPSFSQPMKSPPSSKPSPPGPVSVPGGGVPLSMREVEELERMTNAFIKDMDTHAPVITSAPTEVCGKCGEALSRSQPAVRAMNKLFHSDCFCCMSCHRPLQGMQFYDKDGTPQCDDCYTSSLAVCSRCGERITDRVLKAVGQCFHAHCFRCCTCACSLEGAPFITDDNNNPYCVPDYHRRFSPLCVCCNEPIVPDAGSQETVRVRPNKNFHLKCYRCEVRTTDLLHLKYYRCEVRTTDLLHLKCYRCEVRTTDLLHLKYYRCEVRTSDLLHLKYYRCEVRTSDLLHLKYYRCEVRTTDLLHLKYYRCEVRTTDLLHLKYYRCEVRTSDLLHLKYYRCEVRTSDLLHLKYYRCEVRTSDLLHLKYYRCEVRTTDLLHLKYYRCEVRTTDLLHLKYYRCEVRTTDLLHLKYYRCEVRTTDLLHLKYYRCEVRTSDLLHLKYYRCEAFFLFCCLTWN, encoded by the exons ATGTCTGACTCCAGCGGCAGTAAACCCTTCATGGTGACTTCCTCCATCAACCTCAAAGTCACCACCCCCTCCTTCTACAACCAGCCAAAGAAGTTTGCCTCGGTCAACCCGCCACGCCCCAAAAGCCAGTCCGACCCGTCGCCTCCCCCGGGCTCAACTCCTCCCGCaggtccctctcctccccccagtCTGGTCTCCTCAACACGCGGTGTCGGCACAGCTGTCATTGGTCGAGTTGGAGTGATGCCTCCACCCCCACCATCGCTCTGCGAAG ACTTCCCGCCCCCTCCTCCTCCGTTGGACGATGAGCTGCCAGCCCCTCCCCCCAACTGTGCAACCACACCCCCAGCCTCCGATGCCCCTCCCCCtgccttccctccccctcccgcGGTGGAtgacctccccctcccccccgcCCCGCTTGAGGAGAATGCCTGTCTCCCCCGTTccccgtctccccctcctccaccaccccctccccctctcccagtctctggtcCCAGTAGTGTCCCCAGTGCTGGGGAGAACTTTCAG cgtCTGGCAAAGCAGACTAGTTTTGACAAACAGCTGGATTCTCTGACTGACCTGCTGTCTGAGATGGAGACCAGAGGACCCTTCAACCCCAAG TTGCCCAGTCAGtactcagctcctcctcctcctgcccccaAGCCTGCAGGGCCTCCCCCCACTGCTCCCAAGCccaacctctccttcctcccccctccagagATGGGAGACAAGCCCCCTCCCGCTCCCTGGGCCGAGGAGCTCAAACTCCGGACGACACACAGACAAGCCAATAACCCTATATCCACCCCAGTTCCTGCTCCTGCCCCACAGCCATTTGCTAAAGCCCCAGTCGTGGCTCCTAAGGCTTTTGGGGGCATGAAAACGGGGACATCCGTGCCTCCTGTGGGACTGAAGAACCAGAACCATGCCCCGGCTCCATTTGGTGTTGCTCCTAAACCTTCCCCTACAGCcagctccttccctcctcctcctgccgcTCCTCCTGCCGCTCCTCCCGCCCCACCAGCCAACAAAGTGTCTCCCCCAGCCTTCAATCACTCAAAGCCCTCTTCCATTGACTCTCAGATGACTGCTCCCATGCCCCCTCCTCAGCCCAAAGCGATGACATCACCACCTTCTTTCAGCCAGCCAATGAAATCTCCCCCTTCATCAAAG CCCTCGCCTCCTgggcctgtctctgtcccaggtggaggtgttcctctctccatgagggaggtggaggagctgGAGAGAATGACCAATGCATTCATCaaagacatggacacacacgcTCCCGtcatcacctcagcacctacag aggtaTGTGGTAAGTGTGGTGAGGCTCTGTCTCGTTCCCAGCCTGCAGTGAGAGCCATGAACAAACTCTTCCACTCTGACTGTTTCTGCTGTATGAGCTGCCATCGCCCCCTGCAGGGCATGCAGTTCTACGACAAGGACGGGACGCCACAGTGTGACGACTGCTACACT AGTTCTCTGGCGGTGTGTTCTCGGTGTGGGGAGCGTATTACAGACCGTGTGTTGAAGGCGGTGGGCCAGTGTTTCCATGCCCATTGTTTCCGCTGCTGCACCTGCGCCTGCAGCCTGGAGGGGGCGCCTTTCATCACCGACGAcaacaacaacccatactgtgtCCCAGACTACCACAG GCGTttctctcccctgtgtgtgtg CTGTAATGAGCCCATAGTTCCTGACGCCGGCAGTCAAGAGACCGTGAGAGTAAGGCCCAACAAGAACTTCCACCTCAAGTGCTACCGCTGTGAGGTAAGGACAACAGACCTGCTACATCTAAAGTACTACCGCTGTGAGGTAAGGACAACAGACCTGCTACATCTAAAGTGCTACCGCTGTGAGGTAAGGACAACAGACCTGCTACATCTAAAGTACTACCGCTGTGAG GTAAGGACATCAGACCTGCTACATCTAAAGTACTACCGCTGTGAG GTAAGGACATCAGACCTGCTACATCTAAAGTACTACCGCTGTGAGGTAAGGACAACAGACCTGCTACATCTAAAGTACTACCGCTGTGAGGTAAGGACAACAGACCTGCTACATCTAAAGTACTACCGCTGTGAGGTAAGGACATCAGACCTGCTACATCTAAAGTACTACCGCTGTGAGGTAAGGACATCAGACCTGCTACATCTAAAGTACTACCGCTGTGAG GTAAGGACATCAGACCTGCTACATCTAAAGTACTACCGCTGTGAGGTAAGGACAACAGACCTGCTACATCTAAAGTACTACCGCTGTGAG GTAAGGACAACAGACCTGCTACATCTAAAGTACTACCGCTGTGAGGTAAGGACAACAGACCTGCTACATCTAAAGTACTACCGCTGTGAGGTAAGGACAACAGACCTGCTACATCTAAAGTACTACCGCTGTGAGGTAAGGACATCAGACCTGCTACATCTAAAGTACTACCGCTGTgaggcatttttcctattttgttgccttacctGGAATTAA
- the LOC118379506 gene encoding zyxin-like isoform X21 — MSDSSGSKPFMVTSSINLKVTTPSFYNQPKKFASVNPPRPKSQSDPSPPPGSTPPAGPSPPPSLVSSTRGVGTAVIGRVGVMPPPPPSLCEDFPPPPPPLDDELPAPPPNCATTPPASDAPPPAFPPPPAVDDLPLPPAPLEENACLPRSPSPPPPPPPPPLPVSGPSSVPSAGENFQRLAKQTSFDKQLDSLTDLLSEMETRGPFNPKLPSQYSAPPPPAPKPAGPPPTAPKPNLSFLPPPEMGDKPPPAPWAEELKLRTTHRQANNPISTPVPAPAPQPFAKAPVVAPKAFGGMKTGTSVPPVGLKNQNHAPAPFGVAPKPSPTASSFPPPPAAPPAAPPAPPANKVSPPAFNHSKPSSIDSQMTAPMPPPQPKAMTSPPSFSQPMKSPPSSKPSPPGPVSVPGGGVPLSMREVEELERMTNAFIKDMDTHAPVITSAPTEVCGKCGEALSRSQPAVRAMNKLFHSDCFCCMSCHRPLQGMQFYDKDGTPQCDDCYTSSLAVCSRCGERITDRVLKAVGQCFHAHCFRCCTCACSLEGAPFITDDNNNPYCVPDYHRRFSPLCVCCNEPIVPDAGSQETVRVRPNKNFHLKCYRCEVRTTDLLHLKYYRCEVRTTDLLHLKCYRCEVRTTDLLHLKYYRCEVRTSDLLHLKYYRCEVRTSDLLHLKYYRCEVRTTDLLHLKYYRCEVRTTDLLHLKYYRCEVRTSDLLHLKYYRCEVRTSDLLHLKYYRCEVRTSDLLHLKYYRCEVRTTDLLHLKYYRCEVRTTDLLHLKYYRCEVRTSDLLHLKYYRCEAFFLFCCLTWN; from the exons ATGTCTGACTCCAGCGGCAGTAAACCCTTCATGGTGACTTCCTCCATCAACCTCAAAGTCACCACCCCCTCCTTCTACAACCAGCCAAAGAAGTTTGCCTCGGTCAACCCGCCACGCCCCAAAAGCCAGTCCGACCCGTCGCCTCCCCCGGGCTCAACTCCTCCCGCaggtccctctcctccccccagtCTGGTCTCCTCAACACGCGGTGTCGGCACAGCTGTCATTGGTCGAGTTGGAGTGATGCCTCCACCCCCACCATCGCTCTGCGAAG ACTTCCCGCCCCCTCCTCCTCCGTTGGACGATGAGCTGCCAGCCCCTCCCCCCAACTGTGCAACCACACCCCCAGCCTCCGATGCCCCTCCCCCtgccttccctccccctcccgcGGTGGAtgacctccccctcccccccgcCCCGCTTGAGGAGAATGCCTGTCTCCCCCGTTccccgtctccccctcctccaccaccccctccccctctcccagtctctggtcCCAGTAGTGTCCCCAGTGCTGGGGAGAACTTTCAG cgtCTGGCAAAGCAGACTAGTTTTGACAAACAGCTGGATTCTCTGACTGACCTGCTGTCTGAGATGGAGACCAGAGGACCCTTCAACCCCAAG TTGCCCAGTCAGtactcagctcctcctcctcctgcccccaAGCCTGCAGGGCCTCCCCCCACTGCTCCCAAGCccaacctctccttcctcccccctccagagATGGGAGACAAGCCCCCTCCCGCTCCCTGGGCCGAGGAGCTCAAACTCCGGACGACACACAGACAAGCCAATAACCCTATATCCACCCCAGTTCCTGCTCCTGCCCCACAGCCATTTGCTAAAGCCCCAGTCGTGGCTCCTAAGGCTTTTGGGGGCATGAAAACGGGGACATCCGTGCCTCCTGTGGGACTGAAGAACCAGAACCATGCCCCGGCTCCATTTGGTGTTGCTCCTAAACCTTCCCCTACAGCcagctccttccctcctcctcctgccgcTCCTCCTGCCGCTCCTCCCGCCCCACCAGCCAACAAAGTGTCTCCCCCAGCCTTCAATCACTCAAAGCCCTCTTCCATTGACTCTCAGATGACTGCTCCCATGCCCCCTCCTCAGCCCAAAGCGATGACATCACCACCTTCTTTCAGCCAGCCAATGAAATCTCCCCCTTCATCAAAG CCCTCGCCTCCTgggcctgtctctgtcccaggtggaggtgttcctctctccatgagggaggtggaggagctgGAGAGAATGACCAATGCATTCATCaaagacatggacacacacgcTCCCGtcatcacctcagcacctacag aggtaTGTGGTAAGTGTGGTGAGGCTCTGTCTCGTTCCCAGCCTGCAGTGAGAGCCATGAACAAACTCTTCCACTCTGACTGTTTCTGCTGTATGAGCTGCCATCGCCCCCTGCAGGGCATGCAGTTCTACGACAAGGACGGGACGCCACAGTGTGACGACTGCTACACT AGTTCTCTGGCGGTGTGTTCTCGGTGTGGGGAGCGTATTACAGACCGTGTGTTGAAGGCGGTGGGCCAGTGTTTCCATGCCCATTGTTTCCGCTGCTGCACCTGCGCCTGCAGCCTGGAGGGGGCGCCTTTCATCACCGACGAcaacaacaacccatactgtgtCCCAGACTACCACAG GCGTttctctcccctgtgtgtgtg CTGTAATGAGCCCATAGTTCCTGACGCCGGCAGTCAAGAGACCGTGAGAGTAAGGCCCAACAAGAACTTCCACCTCAAGTGCTACCGCTGTGAGGTAAGGACAACAGACCTGCTACATCTAAAGTACTACCGCTGTGAGGTAAGGACAACAGACCTGCTACATCTAAAGTGCTACCGCTGTGAGGTAAGGACAACAGACCTGCTACATCTAAAGTACTACCGCTGTGAG GTAAGGACATCAGACCTGCTACATCTAAAGTACTACCGCTGTGAG GTAAGGACATCAGACCTGCTACATCTAAAGTACTACCGCTGTGAGGTAAGGACAACAGACCTGCTACATCTAAAGTACTACCGCTGTGAGGTAAGGACAACAGACCTGCTACATCTAAAGTACTACCGCTGTGAGGTAAGGACATCAGACCTGCTACATCTAAAGTACTACCGCTGTGAGGTAAGGACATCAGACCTGCTACATCTAAAGTACTACCGCTGTGAG GTAAGGACATCAGACCTGCTACATCTAAAGTACTACCGCTGTGAGGTAAGGACAACAGACCTGCTACATCTAAAGTACTACCGCTGTGAG GTAAGGACAACAGACCTGCTACATCTAAAGTACTACCGCTGTGAGGTAAGGACATCAGACCTGCTACATCTAAAGTACTACCGCTGTgaggcatttttcctattttgttgccttacctGGAATTAA